The following coding sequences are from one Triticum aestivum cultivar Chinese Spring chromosome 5A, IWGSC CS RefSeq v2.1, whole genome shotgun sequence window:
- the LOC123101416 gene encoding probable L-type lectin-domain containing receptor kinase S.5: MAAVEAADAAVRAFAEEEAICACILSAGWCHQNGVLLLVYDLMPNGSLDRHLFGRPGDAPVLTWEQRYKVAAGVASALNYLHHDYDHVVIHRDMKPSNIMLDAAFNARLGDFGLARALDADKTSYTDRAGLPGTLGYIAPECFHTGRATRELDVFGFGAVVLEIVCGRRNSCCHPAGCSQLLEEAWELHGAGSVLEAVDPRLAGAFDEAEAERLLLLGLACSHPNPGERPTAQAILQILTHSAPPPDVPPSRPAFMWPAVLVKGDEEMCTSGSSATCSTVMTSSLLR; encoded by the exons atggcggcggtggaggcggctgaTGCGGCGGTGCGGGCGTTCGCAGAGGAGGAAGCTATATGCGCCTGCATT ttgtctgcagGCTGGTGCCACCAGAACGGCGTGTTGCTGCTGGTGTACGACCTGATGCCCAACGGCAGCCTGGACCGGCACCTCTTCGGCCGCCCCGGCGACGCTCCGGTCCTCACATGGGAGCAGCGCTACAAGGTGGCGGCCGGCGTCGCGTCGGCGCTCAACTACCTTCACCACGACTACGACCACGTGGTGATCCACCGGGACATGAAGCCGTCCAACATCATGCTGGACGCCGCCTTCAACGCCCGCCTCGGCGACTTCGGCCTCGCCCGCGCGCTCGACGCCGACAAGACCTCCTACACCGACCGGGCCGGCCTGCCGGGCACGCTGGGCTACATCGCGCCTGAGTGCTTCCACACCGGCCGGGCCACCCGGGAGTTGGACGTCTTCGGCTTCGGCGCCGTCGTGCTGGAGATCGTCTGCGGCCGCCGGAACTCCTGCTGCCACCCCGCCGGGTGCAGCCAGCTGCTGGAGGAGGCGTGGGAGCTCCATGGCGCGGGGAGCGTCCTCGAGGCCGTCGACCCCAGGCTCGCCGGCGCGTTCGACGAGGCCGAGGCGGAGAGACTTCTGCTGCTGGGCCTCGCGTGCAGCCACCCCAACCCTGGGGAGCGGCCCACGGCGCAGGCCATCCTGCAGATCCTGACGCACTCCGCTCCGCCGCCGGACGTGCCGCCGTCGAGGCCCGCGTTCATGTGGCCGGCTGTGCTCGTGAAGGGCGACGAGGAGATGTGTACCTCCGGCAGCTCGGCCACCTGCAGCACGGTGATGACCTCGTCGCTGTTGAGATAA
- the LOC123104113 gene encoding uncharacterized protein, giving the protein MSKRKAEDYWAVVPTPPNGHEHISDSCPGLLIRFPNRIAAPLKPYLSFCRRRRRSPLIISRLLLLPGGKMLGETQLPVTALIGRKRRWDKDDAAASYEEASDGTPKEQAPMEIAASPTTRDEEKQENEDMGLPACKMGEQPLTEIGSSNVSIVEEKEVTEELEIPMWDSDDDDGEFMLKAKAELEELHIACVKSISELDPKSKLLVPTRFCSFNIVGFDLDKESKFGLGPPLDSNITPELEKYMVTSAVNVISVKVIESDRGYPISIYGTVLARDRIDYRCIYLFRRGREDPQMISSKDDMLTLTGPRRALVPLDNIYFEFNLRVKGDAGDEDFSKGVIQLHVVPYDNEPITRVLSSWLSRVELVLAPVDGPVAASLEVKILKGAPPLTGKICAGTSENPETQMIVYDSRDMKSGSSVVLSRNLVAVPDPDEEDDEIIVHVRFLNDGDDEDAGTLVSVAYPAEEQVCSHGAWELQVNVAWTAILSKPRAKYIMRRGRSTPRAFTCPQYEPLF; this is encoded by the exons ATGTCAAAAAGAAAAGCGGAAGATTACTGGGCTGTAGTACCAACGCCGCCTAATGGGCATGAACACATTTCCGACTCCTGTCCCGGCTTATTGATTCGATTCCCCAATCGAATCGCCGCCCCCCTCAAACCCTATCTTAGCTTCTGCCGCCGGCGACGTCGATCGCCGTTGATCATCtcacgccttcttcttcttcctggtgGCAAGATGTTGGGCGAGACCCAGCTGCCCGTGACGGCGCTGATCGGTCGGAAGCGGCGCTGGGACAAGGACGACGCCGCCGCCAGCTACGAAGAAG CCAGCGATGGTACCCCGAAGGAGCAAGCCCCTATGGAGATCGCGGCCAGCCCAACAACccgcgacgaggagaagcaggagaaCGAGGATATGGGTCTTCCGGCCTGCAAGATGGGTGAGCAACCCCTTACGGAAATTGGAAGTTCGAACGTCTCGATTGTGGAGGAGAAGGAAGTGACCGAGGAGCTTGAGATTCCAATGTGggacagcgatgatgatgatggtgagttTATGCTCAAGGCAAAGGCAGAGCTCGAGGAGCTTCACATTGCCTGTGTCAAAAGCATCTCCGAATTGGATCCTAAGTCGAAACTCTTGGTCCCTACCCGCTTCTGCAGCTTCAATATAGTCGGCTTCGACCTCGATAAAGAGT CTAAGTTTGGCCTTGGGCCGCCACTTGATAGCAATATAACTCCTGAGTTGGAGAAGTACATGGTGACGTCAGCCGTCAACGTCATTTCCGTCAAAGTAATTGAATCTGACCGGGGTTATCCAATCAGCATATATGGTACTGTTCTTGCAAGGGATAGGATTGACTACAGATGTATCTACCTGTTCAGACGTGGAAGGGAAGACCCCCAGATGATCAGCTCCAAG GATGATATGCTAACATTGACAGGTCCACGACGGGCATTAGTTCCGCTGGATAATATTTACTTTGAGTTCAATCTGAGGGTGAAGGGTGATGCCGGCGACGAAGATTTTAGCAAAGGTGTAATacagctccatgtcgttccctaTGACAATGAACCAATCACAAGGGTGCTTAGTAGTTGGCTGAGCAGAGTGGAGTTGGTGCTCGCACCTGTTGATGGTCCAGTGGCAGCTAGCCTTGAAGTCAAGATTTTGAAAGGAGCACCACCTTTGACTGGCAAAATATGTGCTGGGACTAGTGAAAATCCTGAGACTCAGATGATTGTGTATGATAGTAGAGATATGAAGAGCGGTTCCTCTGTTGTGTTAAGTCGCAACTTGGTAGCTGTCCCTGACCCGGATGAAGAAGacgatgaaattattgtccatgtTCGCTTCCTTAATGATGGCGATGACGAGGATGCAGGCACCTTGGTCAGCGTAGCATACCCTGCTGAAGAGCAAGTCTGCAGTCACGGCGCCTGGGAGCTGCAAGTGAACGTTGCCTGGACTGCCATCCTGTCCAAGCCGAGGGCAAAATATATCATGAGAAGAGGGAGGAGTACGCCCAGAGCTTTTACTTGCCCTCAGTATGAGCCTCTCTTCTGA